One Spirochaetota bacterium genomic window carries:
- the mtnA gene encoding S-methyl-5-thioribose-1-phosphate isomerase: MDRLITFKDEKLFFIDQTKLPMEYVVDAYDDYRAVCTAIRQLKVRGAPAIGVAAGYGAVVAAYQFSAKPFAECRRSILAAIDELAATRPTAVNLFFALDRQRAVVNGYTGTENGVLIDAMRAEADRIADEDMTLGRKLGIAGAALIADGDVIMTICNAGSLATAGIGSALACIYMAKEQGKRVKVYSLETRPLLQGARLTTYELSKNGIDVTLITDGMAGIVMKTKGVTKVITGADRVAGNGDSANKVGTYGLSVLAKHHRIPFYIAAPRSTFDLSITSGDAIPIEERDAKEITHWGGRQIAPDGIAVYNPAFDVAPAEHITGIITEDGVLRPPYHENIRALWGS; encoded by the coding sequence ATGGATCGGCTCATTACGTTCAAGGACGAAAAACTTTTTTTCATAGATCAGACGAAGCTGCCGATGGAATATGTCGTCGATGCGTATGACGATTATCGGGCAGTATGCACGGCGATACGACAGCTCAAGGTCCGCGGGGCACCCGCGATCGGCGTGGCGGCAGGATACGGTGCCGTGGTCGCAGCGTATCAGTTCAGCGCAAAGCCGTTCGCCGAATGCAGGAGATCGATACTCGCAGCCATAGACGAACTCGCCGCAACGCGCCCTACGGCGGTGAATCTCTTCTTTGCATTGGACCGGCAGCGTGCCGTGGTGAACGGGTATACAGGCACGGAGAATGGTGTCCTTATCGATGCCATGCGCGCCGAAGCGGACCGCATCGCAGATGAGGATATGACGCTCGGCAGAAAACTCGGCATCGCAGGGGCGGCGCTCATTGCCGACGGCGATGTGATAATGACGATATGCAATGCGGGGTCGCTCGCCACTGCAGGTATCGGCAGCGCGCTCGCATGCATCTATATGGCGAAAGAACAGGGCAAACGCGTGAAGGTATATTCCCTTGAGACCCGGCCGCTGTTGCAGGGCGCGCGCCTCACCACCTATGAATTATCGAAGAACGGTATCGATGTCACGCTCATTACCGACGGCATGGCCGGTATTGTGATGAAGACCAAAGGGGTAACCAAGGTCATCACCGGCGCCGACCGGGTGGCGGGTAACGGGGATTCTGCGAATAAGGTCGGTACCTACGGTCTCTCGGTGCTCGCGAAACATCACCGCATCCCTTTTTACATCGCAGCACCGCGGTCGACGTTCGACCTTTCCATCACTTCGGGCGATGCCATTCCCATTGAGGAGCGCGACGCGAAAGAGATAACGCATTGGGGCGGCAGGCAGATAGCGCCGGACGGCATTGCCGTGTATAACCCCGCCTTCGATGTTGCCCCGGCCGAGCATATCACCGGCATCATCACCGAGGACGGTGTGCTCCGTCCGCCGTATCATGAAAATATCCGCGCGCTGTGGGGCTCTTAG
- the rnhA gene encoding ribonuclease HI, translated as MRRVIIHTDGGCRGNPGIGAWGAVIEDLPSHMKLEIGGGERVTTNNRMELSAAVASLKRLTESCEVTLMSDSTYVVKGMTQWIHGWMKRGWKKSDKKPVENRDLWEALQKAAERHHVRWQWVEGHAGHHGNERCDEIVNDIMDSMQSGGAMTYEKRIV; from the coding sequence ATGCGTCGTGTGATCATCCATACCGACGGCGGCTGCCGCGGCAATCCCGGCATCGGTGCATGGGGCGCGGTCATCGAGGACCTGCCATCGCATATGAAGCTTGAGATCGGCGGCGGCGAACGCGTAACGACGAACAATCGCATGGAATTGAGCGCTGCCGTTGCATCGCTCAAACGCCTTACCGAGAGCTGCGAGGTCACGCTCATGAGCGACAGCACCTATGTGGTCAAGGGCATGACGCAGTGGATACACGGATGGATGAAGCGCGGCTGGAAAAAGTCGGATAAGAAGCCCGTCGAGAACCGCGATCTGTGGGAAGCCCTCCAGAAGGCGGCGGAGCGGCATCACGTCCGATGGCAGTGGGTGGAAGGGCATGCCGGGCATCACGGGAACGAACGCTGCGATGAGATAGTGAACGACATCATGGACAGCATGCAGAGCGGCGGCGCGATGACCTATGAAAAACGCATTGTTTGA
- a CDS encoding AI-2E family transporter, translated as MFFKFGRKKDGDKLPERRSNDNVGLLISGNVLLIAVIGALLVIFAFRIDILRSPILLYLVSAAMLLPFLRYSWAKILLITLTTLFGLWFLSKTAAIVTPFILAVVIAYLMHPIVKFIERHIKRIPHMLAVALAFFPIFFAIAGLVALVVPVFVREGSGFLSNLPLYLSSLERFVVSAMNFINATLKSAGLPAYDIDMSPGFLTGWASTSIMHIVDNFFANITRGVGAILLRLLYIIATPIIVFLLLLDFDRFRQFFSRFIPRSYETEIRAFIARTERVVHDYLFGILLSSTIIAIVFFLMFLVTGVRYGLLLSIIRGVFNMVPIVGGFIVIPTFVVAAFSADSVMIVGVIKVAVIYVIGQVLDSWVITPLVLGRQVKLSPVIIILSTILCGYFFNVVGILIAVPMAGVVNLLIRKLQANYLRSRFFRNRER; from the coding sequence ATGTTCTTCAAGTTCGGCCGAAAAAAAGACGGTGATAAGCTCCCTGAGCGGCGTTCGAACGACAATGTCGGACTGCTCATCAGCGGCAATGTGCTTCTTATCGCCGTCATCGGAGCGCTCCTCGTGATCTTCGCCTTCCGTATCGATATCCTTCGGTCGCCGATACTGCTCTATCTCGTCAGCGCCGCAATGCTCCTGCCGTTCCTTCGATACAGCTGGGCGAAGATACTCCTCATAACCCTCACAACGCTCTTCGGCCTTTGGTTCCTGTCGAAAACGGCCGCCATCGTAACGCCGTTCATACTCGCCGTCGTCATCGCCTATCTCATGCACCCCATCGTGAAGTTCATCGAGCGGCATATCAAGCGCATCCCGCATATGCTCGCTGTTGCCCTTGCGTTCTTCCCGATATTCTTCGCCATCGCGGGACTGGTCGCGCTCGTTGTGCCGGTGTTCGTCCGCGAGGGATCGGGGTTCCTGTCGAACCTGCCGCTGTATCTTTCGAGCCTTGAGCGTTTCGTTGTTTCAGCGATGAATTTCATAAATGCGACATTGAAATCGGCAGGATTGCCGGCGTATGATATCGACATGAGCCCGGGATTCCTCACCGGCTGGGCATCGACCTCGATAATGCATATTGTTGATAATTTTTTTGCGAACATCACCCGCGGTGTCGGCGCCATTCTGCTTCGATTGCTTTATATCATAGCGACGCCGATAATCGTCTTTCTGCTGCTCCTGGATTTCGATCGCTTCCGGCAGTTCTTCTCGCGGTTCATCCCCCGTTCCTATGAGACGGAGATACGCGCGTTCATAGCCCGGACCGAGCGTGTGGTGCATGATTATCTCTTCGGCATCCTGCTCTCGTCGACCATCATTGCGATCGTGTTCTTCCTCATGTTCCTTGTCACCGGTGTCCGTTACGGCCTGCTCCTTTCGATAATCCGCGGCGTATTCAATATGGTCCCTATCGTCGGAGGCTTTATCGTCATTCCGACGTTCGTGGTCGCCGCATTCTCTGCGGACAGTGTCATGATCGTCGGCGTGATAAAGGTCGCCGTCATCTATGTGATCGGCCAGGTGCTCGATTCCTGGGTGATAACACCGCTCGTGCTCGGGCGTCAGGTGAAGCTCTCGCCGGTCATCATCATACTCTCGACGATACTGTGCGGCTATTTCTTCAATGTGGTGGGGATACTCATCGCCGTGCCGATGGCGGGTGTCGTGAACCTGCTCATTCGCAAACTGCAGGCGAATTACCTGCGGTCGAGATTCTTCCGCAACCGTGAACGGTGA
- the kdsA gene encoding 3-deoxy-8-phosphooctulonate synthase: MRFNYNNITAGGRELLFIAGPCVIESAVMTHAIATELLAIKRELNITLVFKASYDKANRTSKSSYRGAGMKDGLAILAEVKKRTGLPIVTDIHTAADAPEAARVADIIQIPAFLSRQTDLLRAAAETGRAVNVKKGQFLSGDDARFIAEKCSDAASEKRLLLTERGNSFGYNNLVVDMRNLVIMRRYAPVIFDATHSVQLPSAASGVSGGGREFIPNLARAAVAAGIDGVFMEVHPEPEKGLSDAATMFPLAKAASLWKELIRIKGVLSEE, from the coding sequence ATGCGATTCAACTACAATAATATCACCGCAGGCGGACGCGAGCTCCTCTTTATCGCCGGGCCCTGCGTCATCGAAAGCGCGGTTATGACCCATGCCATAGCGACCGAGCTTCTTGCCATCAAGCGCGAGCTCAATATCACGCTTGTGTTCAAGGCTTCCTATGACAAGGCGAACCGTACATCGAAGTCATCGTATCGCGGGGCGGGGATGAAGGACGGCCTTGCCATACTTGCCGAGGTGAAGAAGCGTACCGGGCTCCCGATAGTGACCGATATACATACCGCTGCCGATGCGCCGGAAGCTGCGCGCGTTGCCGATATCATACAGATACCGGCTTTCCTCTCGCGCCAGACCGATCTGCTCCGCGCCGCCGCCGAGACCGGCCGTGCAGTGAACGTGAAAAAAGGGCAATTCCTCTCCGGGGATGACGCCCGCTTCATTGCGGAGAAATGTTCGGACGCTGCGTCGGAGAAGCGACTGCTCCTGACCGAGCGCGGCAATTCGTTCGGCTACAATAATCTCGTCGTCGATATGAGGAATCTTGTCATCATGCGCCGATACGCACCGGTCATTTTCGATGCGACGCACTCGGTGCAGCTCCCCTCGGCCGCGAGCGGGGTGTCGGGCGGCGGGCGCGAGTTCATACCGAACCTGGCGCGTGCGGCCGTTGCCGCAGGCATTGACGGTGTGTTCATGGAAGTGCATCCGGAGCCGGAGAAGGGTCTGTCCGATGCGGCGACGATGTTCCCCCTTGCAAAGGCCGCTTCCCTCTGGAAGGAGCTCATACGTATAAAGGGTGTTCTCTCTGAGGAGTGA
- a CDS encoding chemotaxis response regulator protein-glutamate methylesterase has translation MGKIRVLIVDDSSLMRKMIGRLLSADGEIEVVDYAQNGEIALRKIKEKSPDVVTLDVEMPVMNGLDLLARLKEEKAAVRVLMVSALTKAGSRIAIEALALGALDIVHKPSGSISVDIERSASEIIEKVKAIAHLSDRDVNIDPPAVHERKAPAKETAASPAPAPVPAHVKKKFPRVLAIGISTGGPRALRVMFPQFPKDFPLPVLLVQHIPDDFVQSFAESLGDICTLIVKKAEHGEELKAGAVYIAPGDRHLGVSEHGGRIFAVAEDAKLVSGHVPSADYLFDSIGKTLSGSAVGVLMTGMGSDGAKGLHRLHESGAFTIAQDRETSTVFGMPRVAIGLGAADKVLPLSAIVPEIVGYLAARPWENA, from the coding sequence ATGGGAAAAATACGTGTTCTCATCGTTGATGATTCGTCCCTCATGCGGAAAATGATCGGGCGGCTGCTTTCCGCAGACGGCGAAATAGAAGTGGTCGATTACGCGCAGAACGGCGAGATAGCACTCCGAAAGATAAAGGAAAAGTCCCCGGATGTCGTAACACTCGATGTGGAAATGCCGGTGATGAACGGCCTTGACCTTCTCGCACGCTTGAAAGAAGAGAAGGCCGCCGTGCGTGTCCTCATGGTGAGCGCATTGACGAAGGCGGGGAGCCGCATCGCCATAGAAGCCCTTGCGCTCGGCGCGCTCGACATCGTCCATAAGCCGTCGGGCAGTATTTCTGTTGACATAGAACGCTCCGCGAGCGAGATAATAGAGAAGGTGAAGGCCATCGCCCACCTGAGCGATCGGGATGTCAATATCGATCCGCCGGCGGTACACGAACGAAAAGCGCCGGCAAAAGAGACGGCGGCATCTCCGGCACCGGCGCCCGTTCCGGCACACGTGAAAAAGAAATTCCCGCGCGTGCTCGCGATAGGGATATCCACCGGCGGTCCGCGCGCGCTGCGCGTCATGTTCCCGCAGTTCCCGAAGGACTTCCCGCTCCCCGTTCTGCTCGTGCAGCATATACCGGATGATTTCGTGCAATCGTTCGCGGAGAGTCTCGGCGATATCTGCACGCTCATCGTTAAGAAGGCCGAGCATGGGGAGGAATTGAAGGCTGGCGCCGTCTACATCGCCCCGGGAGATCGTCATCTGGGCGTGTCCGAGCATGGCGGAAGGATATTTGCCGTCGCCGAGGATGCAAAGCTCGTGTCCGGGCATGTTCCCAGTGCGGATTATCTTTTTGATTCGATCGGGAAGACGCTGTCGGGTTCCGCCGTCGGCGTGCTCATGACGGGCATGGGGAGCGACGGTGCGAAGGGGCTGCACCGGCTGCACGAAAGCGGTGCGTTCACCATTGCGCAGGACAGGGAGACATCGACCGTATTCGGCATGCCGCGCGTGGCCATCGGACTTGGCGCCGCCGATAAAGTACTTCCGCTGTCGGCGATAGTCCCCGAGATAGTCGGGTATCTTGCCGCCAGGCCCTGGGAGAACGCTTAG
- the purF gene encoding amidophosphoribosyltransferase encodes MRSSTAEEKNDECGVFGITANNEAANYAYLGLHGLQHRGQESCGIAVSDLTKIVKAVGQGKVGDFFTEDNLRTLTGTAAIGHVRYSTTGGSNLMNAQPLVMMSNRGTLAVGLNGNLVNAKSLRDRLEFDGSIFHTTTDSEIIIHLMAHSREKNIVMAFIEGLKQIEGAYCYMILTKGHLLAARDPHGIRPLALGRLGDSYVLASETSAFDMIGASFVRDIKAGEVISIDLASNELRSDFPFKETSERMCLFEYVYFAKPSSNVLGKSVHSVRYKSGVRLAAESTVDADLVVPVPDSGVPAALGFSDKSGIPFTMGLVRSHYVGRTFIEPSQAIRGLGVRLKFAPIAKLLEGKRIVLVEDSIVRGTTSMRIIKMLRSAGVKEVHFRVASPKVKFPCFYGIDFGTCEELIANKKSTEEIARSIGADSLAYLSLEGLHEAASSTGDGLCDACFTGRYVIPIEDRHSKLAFEV; translated from the coding sequence GTGCGCTCATCGACTGCCGAAGAAAAGAATGATGAATGCGGTGTTTTCGGAATAACGGCAAATAATGAAGCGGCGAATTACGCCTATCTCGGCCTTCATGGGCTGCAGCATCGCGGACAGGAATCATGCGGCATAGCCGTTTCGGACCTCACCAAGATCGTCAAGGCGGTAGGGCAGGGCAAGGTCGGCGATTTCTTCACCGAGGATAATCTCCGTACGCTCACCGGCACCGCGGCCATTGGGCATGTACGCTACAGCACGACGGGCGGATCGAACCTCATGAACGCGCAGCCGCTCGTTATGATGTCCAATCGCGGAACGCTCGCGGTTGGGCTCAACGGCAACCTCGTCAATGCAAAATCGCTCCGTGATCGCCTCGAATTCGACGGATCGATATTCCACACTACGACGGACAGCGAGATAATCATACACCTCATGGCGCATTCGCGGGAAAAGAACATCGTGATGGCGTTCATCGAGGGGCTTAAGCAGATTGAGGGCGCGTACTGCTACATGATACTCACGAAGGGCCATCTTCTTGCGGCACGCGACCCGCACGGGATACGCCCGCTTGCGCTCGGGCGCCTGGGCGATTCGTACGTGCTGGCGAGCGAAACATCGGCCTTCGATATGATCGGCGCATCGTTCGTCCGCGACATAAAAGCCGGCGAGGTCATATCGATCGATCTTGCGAGCAATGAGCTGCGTTCCGATTTCCCGTTCAAGGAAACGAGCGAACGCATGTGCCTTTTTGAATACGTGTACTTCGCAAAACCGAGCAGCAATGTGCTCGGGAAAAGCGTGCACAGCGTGCGATATAAATCCGGCGTACGGCTTGCCGCAGAATCGACGGTGGACGCCGACCTTGTCGTGCCGGTGCCCGATTCGGGCGTTCCCGCGGCGCTCGGCTTCAGCGATAAGAGCGGCATACCGTTCACCATGGGGCTTGTAAGGAGCCATTATGTCGGACGTACGTTCATTGAGCCGTCACAGGCCATACGCGGGCTCGGTGTGCGCCTCAAATTCGCGCCGATAGCGAAACTCCTCGAGGGGAAACGCATCGTCCTTGTCGAGGATTCCATCGTGCGCGGAACGACATCGATGCGCATCATCAAGATGCTCCGTTCTGCCGGCGTAAAAGAGGTGCATTTCCGCGTAGCCAGCCCCAAGGTGAAATTCCCCTGCTTCTACGGCATCGATTTCGGCACCTGCGAAGAGCTTATCGCCAATAAAAAAAGCACGGAAGAGATAGCCCGGTCCATCGGCGCGGATTCGCTCGCGTATCTTTCGCTGGAAGGTCTCCATGAGGCGGCGTCGTCCACCGGCGACGGGCTCTGTGACGCGTGTTTTACCGGCCGTTATGTGATACCGATAGAGGACCGCCACTCGAAACTGGCGTTCGAAGTGTGA